Proteins encoded together in one Lathyrus oleraceus cultivar Zhongwan6 chromosome 5, CAAS_Psat_ZW6_1.0, whole genome shotgun sequence window:
- the LOC127085685 gene encoding beta-galactosidase-like: MSMIMLHSCFAIEVTYDSKALIINGERRLIFSGAIHYPRSTVEMWPDLIQKAKDGGLDAIETYIFWDRHEPVQREYNFSGNLDFVKFFKLIQEAGLYAIMRIGPYACAEWNYGGFPLWLHNIPGIELRTNNEVYKKEMQIFTTKIVNVAKEANLFASQGGPIVLAQIENEYGDIMWNYKDAGKEYVKWCAQMALAQNIGVPWIMCQQGDAPQPIINTCNGYYCHNFKPNNPKSPKMFTENWIGWFQKWGERVPHRSAEDSAFSVARFFQNGGVLNNYYMYHGGTNFGRTSGGPYITTSYDYDAPIDEYGNLNQPKWGHLKQLHAAIKLGENVLTNYISVNDKDLGNGITLTTYANSTGARFCFLSNNDTNKDANIDLQNDGKYFVPAWSVTILDGCNKEIFNTAKVNSQTSIMVKKSGDNSSNELTWEWKMEPKKDTMNGKGNIKAHQLLEQKELTLDASDYLWYMTSVDINDTSIWSNATLSVNTMGHTLHGYVNRRYIGYQFSQWGNKFTYEKKVSLKNGTNIITLLSATVGLANYGAWFDEIKTGISGGPVQLIGKNNVTMDLSTNLWSYKVGLNGERKRLYDSQQHLSVSWNTNSPHIPIGKPMTWYKAEFKAPFGTNPIVVDFQGLGKGHAWVNGHSIGRYWASWVTATNGCSDTCDYRGKYVKEKCNTNCGSPSQRWYHVPRSFLNDDMNILVLFEEIGGNPQSVQFQTVTTGIICANVYEGAQLELSCQSGQVISQIQFASFGNPQGQCGSFKKGPWEATNTQSVVEAACIGKSNCGFIVTKEMFSVPLGVTNSTAKLAVQVTC; the protein is encoded by the coding sequence ATGAGTATGATTATGTTGCACTCGTGTTTTGCCATAGAGGTTACTTATGATTCAAAAGCTCTAATTATCAATGGAGAAAGACGTCTTATTTTTTCAGGTGCAATCCATTATCCAAGAAGCACTGTGGAGATGTGGCCCGACCTTATTCAAAAGGCCAAAGATGGTGGCCTTGATGCCATTGAAACTTATATATTTTGGGATCGTCACGAACCTGTTCAACGTGAATATAATTTCTCAGGAAATTTGGATTTTGTCAAATTTTTCAAGCTTATCCAAGAAGCTGGACTATATGCCATTATGAGGATTGGTCCTTATGCATGTGCGGAATGGAACTACGGAGGATTCCCATTGTGGCTTCACAATATTCCTGGGATCGAGCTAAGAACAAATAATGAGGTTTACAAGAAAGAAATGCAGATTTTCACCACAAAGATCGTGAATGTGGCAAAAGAAGCAAATCTGTTTGCATCACAAGGAGGTCCCATTGTTCTAGCTCAAATTGAGAATGAATATGGAGATATCATGTGGAATTACAAAGATGCCGGGAAGGAATACGTTAAATGGTGTGCTCAAATGGCTCTAGCACAAAATATTGGGGTTCCATGGATCATGTGTCAGCAAGGTGATGCTCCCCAACCTATCATCAATACTTGCAATGGATACTACTGTCATAATTTTAAACCTAATAACCCAAAAAGTCCTAAAATGTTCACTGAAAATTGGATTGGTTGGTTCCAAAAATGGGGTGAAAGGGTTCCCCATAGAAGTGCTGAAGATTCAGCTTTCTCAGTTGCACGCTTTTTCCAAAATGGAGGTGTATTAAACAATTACTACATGTACCATGGAGGAACCAACTTTGGCCGCACATCAGGTGGACCATATATAACAACATCTTATGACTATGATGCACCGATTGATGAGTATGGGAATTTGAATCAACCAAAATGGGGACATCTTAAGCAACTTCATGCAGCAATTAAATTGGGTGAAAATGTTCTTACAAATTATATATCAGTAAATGACAAGGATCTTGGCAATGGAATCACACTTACAACATACGCCAATTCCACAGGCGCAAGATTTTGTTTCCTGAGCAATAATGACACTAACAAAGATGCAAATATTGACTTACAAAATGATGGTAAATACTTTGTTCCTGCCTGGTCCGTCACCATTCTTGATGGATGCAACAAAGAAATTTTCAATACGGCAAAAGTTAATAGTCAGACCTCAATAATGGTGAAAAAGAGTGGTGATAATAGTTCTAATGAACTCACTTGGGAATGGAAAATGGAGCCAAAGAAAGACACCATGAATGGAAAGGGAAATATTAAAGCACATCAGCTCTTGGAGCAGAAGGAACTAACCTTGGATGCTAGTGACTATTTATGGTACATGACTAGTGTTGATATCAATGACACTTCAATTTGGAGCAATGCAACTCTCAGTGTGAACACTATGGGGCATACACTTCATGGTTATGTTAATAGGAGGTATATAGGATACCAATTTAGCCAATGGGGAAATAAATTCACTTATGAAAAGAAAGTTTCTTTGAAGAATGGAACAAACATTATAACTTTGCTTAGTGCCACTGTCGGGCTTGCAAACTATGGTGCATGGTTTGACGAGATAAAAACAGGCATATCAGGTGGCCCTGTTCAATTGATTGGAAAAAATAATGTTACTATGGATTTGTCAACCAACCTTTGGTCTTATAAGGTTGGTTTGAATGGTGAGAGGAAACGTTTATATGATTCGCAACAACATCTCAGTGTATCATGGAACACTAATTCACCTCATATTCCTATTGGAAAACCTATGACTTGGTATAAGGCAGAGTTTAAAGCCCCTTTTGGAACAAACCCTATCGTGGTGGACTTCCAAGGCCTAGGTAAAGGACATGCTTGGGTGAATGGACATAGCATTGGTCGTTATTGGGCTTCTTGGGTTACAGCTACAAATGGATGCAGTGACACGTGCGATTATCGGGGAAAATATGTAAAGGAAAAGTGCAACACTAATTGTGGAAGTCCATCGCAAAGGTGGTATCATGTACCAAGATCATTCTTGAATGATGACATGAACATATTGGTTTTATTTGAGGAAATAGGTGGTAATCCTCAGAGTGTTCAGTTCCAAACTGTGACAACAGGAATTATTTGTGCTAATGTATATGAAGGCGCACAACTCGAACTATCATGCCAAAGTGGACAAGTAATTTCACAAATCCAATTTGCTAGCTTTGGGAATCCACAAGGCCAGTGTGGTTCTTTTAAGAAAGGGCCTTGGGAAGCTACAAATACCCAATCTGTTGTGGAAGCTGCATGCATAGGAAAAAGTAATTGTGGATTTATAGTTACAAAAGAAATGTTTAGTGTTCCACTTGGAGTAACAAATAGTACAGCTAAATTAGCGGTGCAGGTGACATGTTAA